From the Papilio machaon chromosome 13, ilPapMach1.1, whole genome shotgun sequence genome, the window aaactataatattcGATTATTGTAGGGCTAAAGTTATTcgcttaccgttggtttcggATACCAAAACCTCTGTATTAAACAAATCgtcattatcattatcttttacaaaactgagataaagttttaaatggggatttcagtctcagaaacctacggttagtgatttattaaattgataattagTTTGTGTATAATTTCTTTCAGAAAGCACATTTAAGTGATCTAATAAGTAATCAACCTTCGACttcaaaagataaaagaagAAAGACAATTGCTGTGGCAAACTTAAAAGAAACTCTTACAGTTACAACATCGAAATCAGAAATCGAAAGTGAAAAGATAgacaaagaaaaagtaaacaaagagaagaaagataaagaaaaaggaaTAGAAAATGACTTTAAAATGGACAATAGAATTAAGGATATGTCTATAGATGGTACTATAGATTTaacttttgattaaaaaatattccacaTGCGGTTTATTATTCCGAAATCTTCAGAAAATTActgattatatttatatatattaaaatgctagctgtcgcccgcgactccgcctgcgtggaattaaaaaaaaaaacttaataagtt encodes:
- the LOC106714515 gene encoding centromere protein S-like → MTTFENLTKSQKLRASLHRDVQAICKETCHNLGLDITKASMEIIAELVYKKLCIYALDLEAFAKHAKRSTINCDDVLLLVRRNPSLKAHLSDLISNQPSTSKDKRRKTIAVANLKETLTVTTSKSEIESEKIDKEKVNKEKKDKEKGIENDFKMDNRIKDMSIDGTIDLTFD